One segment of Brassica napus cultivar Da-Ae chromosome C3, Da-Ae, whole genome shotgun sequence DNA contains the following:
- the LOC106345388 gene encoding LOW QUALITY PROTEIN: probable lipid phosphate phosphatase beta (The sequence of the model RefSeq protein was modified relative to this genomic sequence to represent the inferred CDS: inserted 3 bases in 3 codons) has protein sequence MSPSTAAIFICPILAVDAAVSTAIHTAXDFRFSFLPCLPLPFLLGLLLDLILVGIIKLIFRRARPCXPQCHAAVSADHYSFPSGDTSRVFFVAASVHFFTCVAXASEAPSYSFLDGWVREDHGGVKGEVLVAVWVWATVTAVSRILLGRHYVLDVAAFLGVLEALFALRFLRLEHILL, from the exons ATGTCTCCGTCAACGGCAGCGATATTTATCTGTCCAATCTTGGCCGTTGACGCCGCCGTATCCACCGCGATTCACACGG GCGATTTCAGATTCTCCTTCCTTCCCTGCCTCCCTCTCCCCTTCCTCCTCGGCCTCCTCCTCGATCTAATCCTCGTTGGAATCATAAAACTAATCTTCCGTCGCGCTCGTCCTT CCCCTCAATGTCACGCCGCCGTATCCGCTGACCACTACTCGTTTCCCTCCGGAGACACCTCACGCGTCTTCTTCGTCGCTGCATCGGTTCACTTCTTCACTTGCGTTG TCGCATCTGAAGCCCCGAGCTACTCTTTCTTAGACGGGTGGGTCAGGGAGGATCACGGCGGTGTGAAAGGAGAGGTTTTGGTGGCTGTTTGGGTGTGGGCAACAGTGACCGCCGTCTCGAGGATTCTCTTAGGGAGACATTACGTCCTCGATGTTGCTGCCTTCTTGGGTGTTCTAGAAGCACTCTTTGCTCTTAGGTTTCTCAGATTAGAACATATCTTGCTGTAA